From Treponema sp. OMZ 787:
ACACTTTCTTCAATTCGTTTTCGGTAATACCGCAGATTCCCGAATAATTTTTTTCGAGAGAGATGTCCCTCAAATTGTTTAAATCGCTGAATATACTGACCTTACTGAATTTGGTAACGCCCGTTAAAAAAGCAAAACGGATATACTCATCGCAAGACTTAATTACCCCGTAAAAACCTTTTAAGATACGCCTATATTCTTCGTTTAAGGGCTCATTTATAATCATGGTTTCAAGGAGGGGCTTATCATATTCATCGACAAGAATAACGACCTGCTTTCCTGTTGTTTCGTATATCTTTTTTATAAGGTTTTTAAAACGGTCCGGGATATCGAGACCTGTGCTTTTGTATATTTCTTCATATTCGTTAAAAAATGAAAGAAAGCGGTTTAAAAGTCCTTCCTTTGAATCATAAATCCCGGCATTAAAATCCAAGTGGAGAACGGGATAATTTATCCAAGCTTCACGGTTTTCAACTTCTGCCCGTTTTTGCTCCGCCTCTTCAATATAGAGCCCTTTAAAAAGCTCCTTTTTGCCTAAAAAGTAAGCCTTTAAGGTAGAAAGAAAAAGACTTTTCCCAAATCGCCTCGGCCTGCTTAAAAAAAACACGCGGCTTTCAGCGGCAAGTTTCAATATATATTCCGTTTTATCTACATAAACAAAGCCTTCATTACGCAAGACCTCAAAACTTTGAAGGCCTATAGGCAGCCTGCGGATATCGGTCATTTTCTACCCCCTCGCAAATTAATTCTTAATTAGGAATTATAAATTAATTATAGCATATTTTTTTAACTTTTATAATGGGTAGAGCAGGGCAATCACGGAAATCAAGTTTGCTAAAAACTGCCGATAATAAAGGTATAGAAATAGAAAATATATTTGATTACTTTAGCGACATCAAAATAATCAGCAATCACGACGGATATTTTTACAGCGTAAACGAAGCTTTAAAAATATTATTACTTGGCCTTCTTTGCGGACGTAAAAACATTAGAGAAATACACGAGTGAGCAACTGAAGATATTATAAAAGAAAAACTTAGCAAAGAATTCGGCATAGAGAAAATACCTTGCTATTATTGGCTTACCTGTCTACTTAAATTGATAAACATAGACTCATTAAATGAATGTTTTATGAATATGGCGGAAGCTCTTATCAAGGAATACGGTACAGAAAAGCCTCTTACAATAGCAATAGACGGAAAAACTATCCGTTCAACAGATAAAATGAGCAGCTATGAAAGTCCGTTACACATAGTTTCTGCTCAAGTTGCAGAATTCGGTATAACATTGGCGCAAAAATGCGTTAAAGGAAAGACAAATGAGATACCAACCGTTCAAGCTCTTATAAAAACTCTTAATATAAAAGGGCATATAATCGTTGCAGATGCCTTAAATTGTCAAATACTAAAAACGGATATTGAAGAATATGTTCAAGATGAAATTTTAAGAAAACAAATGGACACGGCTTGTACAAGTGAAAAAAACCGTGAAAGAGTTGAAAAGCGAACAGCATTCTGTACAACTAATTTAAATTGGATGGATAATAAAGAAGAATGGGCTGGTTTAAATTGTATAGGAGCTATTCATGTTAGAGTTTAAGAGTAAGAAAGGAAAATCGGATTGATGAGGCATTATTATATTTCTAGTAGAAAACTTACAGCTGACGAACTATTGGAGATAGATGAGAAAAGAATGGGCTGTAGAAACCATGCATTGGTTATTGGATGTTCATTTTAAAGAAGACTTTTGTCGGCTTTTAGATAAAAATCTACAACAAGCCTTGAACATAGGACGAAAAGTAGCGTTAAATTTGATATCCAGATACAAACAAAAAAATGCACCTAAAGCTTTTTTGTCACACATTATGTTTAAAGCTCTCATGGATATATCTTTTGTCAAAAAGATATTACAAAATTGATTTCCGTGAAGGCAATACGGGCCTTGACATAAGCTCCTTAAATTGTTACCCTATTTTGGTTTAATGGTTATCAATTTGGCTTGGAGAAAATATGAATGCAAATTTTAAGCCCTCGATTGTTACAGTTTTTGTTCCGCTTTTTGCAGCCCTTATTGCCGTAAGCGGTTTTATTGCCTTTCCTCTTCCCGGAACTCCGGTTCCCATAGTGCTTCAAAACATGATGCCTATTTTGGCATCGGGACTTTTGGGAGGGCTTTATGGGACGGCTTCAACTGCAATTTTTTTAGCTGCCGGCTTATTAGGGCTTCCCGTTTTTTCGGGGGGAAGAGGCGGTTTAGCCCATCTTTTAGGGCCGACGGGAGGTTTTTTAATAGGCTACCTTGCAGCAGCCGCTTTTTTAATTCTTTTTTTTCGAAAGCCGGGTGCCAAGGACTTAGGTTTTTCTGGTAAGAATACCGGTAAGAATACCGGCACTTTTATCGATTTTAAGTTTATAAACTACTTAAAAATACTTGCAGCTTCTTTTTCGGGCTTTGCCCTTATCTATGTTTTTGGGATAGCAAGATTTATGCAGCTTACTCAGAGGGGGCTTTTTGAGGCTTTGAGTCTTGCCTGCATTCCTTATTTACCGGGGGATTTTATCAAGATGATCTTGGTTTCCTTTTTGATTTACAAGCTAAGACCAGTTTCTGCAAGGTATTTTTCAAACACCTAATCTTAAACTTAGATAAAATTATGAGTGAAGAAATTATAAGCTTAAAGAATATAACAAAGACCTTTGTTCAAAATTCCTTTGACGGGGTGTTTAATTTTAAGGCCTTGGATGATGTTTCTTTAAGCGTTTTTAAGGGGGAGCTCCTTCTTATTTCGGGTGCAAACGGTTCGGGAAAGACCCTCCTCATGTCGATTATTGCAGGGCTTGTAAGGCCCTCATCGGGACTTGTTGAGGTAAAAGAAAGATGCGGCATAGTTTTTCAAGATTCCGGCTTGCAGATTTTGGGCGAAACACCTGAAGAGGATATTTTATTCGGGTTAAAAAATATAAAACTTCCGAAAGAGGAAAGAAACAAAAGGCTGGAGGAGGCTTTAGAAAAAACAGGCCTAACAGATAGGAGGTATTATTCTTCCCGCTCCTTGTCGGGAGGAGAAAAAAGGCGGCTTTGCGTTGCAGGAATTTTGGCGATGAAGTTTCCCGTTATCATCTTTGATGAACCCTATGCGAATTTGGATTATGATGGGGTAGTGCAGGTTAATGCTCTTATTAAAGAATTAAAGGCTGAAAATTATACGATTCTTCTTTTAAGTCATGAGCTTGAAAAATGCTATGCCCTTGCCGACAGGTTTTTGGTTCTTCATCGCGGAAAAAAAGTTTTTGACGGGCTGCCTGATGAGGGCCTAAATCAAAACTTAAAAGACTGGAGCATAAGACCTCCTCTTTTTTCATACACAAAAAGGGAGGATTTGATTTGGATATAAGACCCTTATTTTCTTATAGGAGGGGAACGAGTTTTTTACATAGGATGTCCCCCCTTTTTAAATTGCTTTTTCTTTTCGGGTTTACAGCCCTCATTTTTTTCTTTCCTAATTATGTGCAGGTTTATTCGGTCTTTTTTATTTTACTTGCCCGTTTTATAGGTTTTTCGCTTTTGGATCAATTAAGGGATTTAAAACCCATCATACCTTATTGCCTGCTTCTGGTAAGCCTTCATATTTTTTCTCTCCTTTTAAAAACGGAAAGCGACATAAAGGACTCAGGTTTTCTTATTTTAAAACTCATTGCCCTTATGCAGTTAAGCTCCCTTTTTTTTAATACCACAACTTCGCTTCAATTAAAAGAGACACTGGAAAAAATTCTACCCTTTCGGACGGCCGCTTTGCTTTCGCTTTTTTTGTTTTTTATTCCTCTTTTGTTTTCCATTTGGACAAAGCTCGACTATGCATGGAAGGCAAGGGGAGGAAAAAAAGGCCTTTTAAAATTTTTTAAACTCCTTCCGATTTTTATCTCTGAAGCTATGTACAAAGGAGAAAAGCTGATGTATGGATTGAAAAATAGAACATAATCGAATACAAAAATGATTGACAGAAACTTATAATTATCTTATAATAAAACAATGATATCGATTCGATGGAGCCGTAAAGCTTCAAAACAACTTGATAAAATACAAAAAACCGATAAGAAACAGATTCTTGAAGCTGTTGATACTTTATCCGGTTTTCCTTATGTTTTAAATGTAAAAGCATTAAGTAATCACAAATATGATTATCGGTTGCGTGTCGGTAGATATAGGATTCTGTTTAATCACATTGAGAAAATACATATACTATCAATCGAGGAGGTAAAAAAAAGAGATGACAACACCTATTGATGTTCAATTTATAGCGGGAAAAGACGGAAAACCTGAGTATGCGGTTATCCCTTTTAAAGCTTTTCAAGCATTATGTAATCATAAGGTAAGAGAATTTAACGAAAAAGAAACAATCCCGCATGAAGTAATAAAAAAAATACATTTGGAAGATATGAGTTCTATTCAGGCATGGCGTGAATACTTAAACTTTACACAAACTGAAATTGCCGAAAAAATGGGAATAAGCCAAGCTGCTTATAGTCAAATGGAAACCTCAAAAAAGAATCGAAAAGCAACTCTGGAAAAAATAGCACAAGCGATGAATATTGACTATTTGCAATTACGAATATGATTTTTATGTATTTACTGCATAGTTGACGGCTTAGCTCTTATTTTGTATAATTATATTCTATGAAAGTATTACATTTAGGTGAAGAAACTTTGAGAGAGGTGTCTAAGCCGGTTGAAAAAATAGATGAAAATATTAGAAGCTTAATAGACGAAATGTTTGTTACCGTCAAAAAAGAAAACGGTATAGGCTTGGCCGCTCCTCAGGTAGGAGAAAACATACGGCTTTTTATAGTATTTATAGATGATCAAAAATATGTTTTTATAAATCCCGAAATTATCGAAACCTCTCAGGAAATGTGTGTGATGGAAGAGGGCTGTTTGAGTATACCAAAGGTCTACGATGATGTTATGCGCCCGTCTTCGGTAAAGGTTCAGTTTTTAAACATTGACGGCAAAATAAAAACCATAGAGGCTTCAGGCCTTCTTGCAAGGGTAATTCAGCATGAAAATGACCACTTAAACGGGGTTCTTTTTATTGACCGTTTAAGCGAAGAAAAAAAAGCCGAAGCTATCGAAAAGTTTGAGCACAAAAAAGCTCTTTTTTCAAAAAAGAGGATCCGCCTGAGATGAGAATCCTTTTTGCAGGAACTCCTTCCTGTGCTGTGCCGGCATTAAATCTTCTTGCTCGCGAATTTGACCTTTGCGGAGTTTTGACCAATCCTCCGGCCCCGTCAGGGCGGAATAAAAAAATGCAGGATTCCGATGCAGCTCTTGCTGTAAAAGAGCTTATAAAAGAAGGTGTTCTGCCTGAAGATTTTCCTATTTTAACACCTCAAAAACTAGATGATAATTTTAGAAAAGAACTCGCAGCTTTAAAGCCTGACCTTTTGGTTTGTTTTGCCTACGGTAAAATTTTCGGGCCTAAGACCATGGCTCTTTTCCCGATGGGCGGAATAAATATTCATCCGTCCCTTTTGCCAAGATGGAGGGGCTGTGCTCCCGTTCCTGCCGCTATTATGGCCGGCGATAAACTTACCGGAATTACTATTCAAACTCTTGCCCAAAAAACCGATTGCGGCAATATTTTGGGACAGGTTGAAATTCCTTTAAATAATTCGGAAACTACAGAGAGCCTTTTAGCTGATTGTTCGAACAAGTGCTGTCCTCTTTTGAGGGAAGTACTTTCAGATTTTGAAAATAAATTAAAACTGGCGGCACCTCAGGATGAGTCAAAAGCTCTTTATTGTTCTATGCTTAAAAAAGAGGATGGACTAATAGATTGGTCAAGATCGGCTCAAGAAATAGAAAGAAAGATAAGGGCTTTTACCCCATGGCCGGGATGCTTTAGTTTTAAAAATAACGAAAAAATAAATATAATTGAAGCTCATGTATATGATGAGTCAAACGAAATGACAAAAGATAAAAAATTTGGTACAATACTTGGTGCCGATAAAAAACACGGTATTTTAACTCAAACAGGAAACGGAATATTGGCAGTTTCGGTATTACAAAAACAAGCCAAGAAAAAGCTTGCATGGAAAGATTTTTTAAACGGTTCTCCAGATTTTTTGGAAGGCAGTTTTGAAACATAAATTTTAATATATGGATGGTGTAATCAATGGGTCTTGGTAATCTTGCAGACAGTATAGAAAGTAACGGAAAAGTCATAATCATCACTTCTTTAGTAATGCTTGTGTTTTTTGTTCTAATTTCTACAATAGTGTTTTTTATATCGGTAAAAACTGCCGATCAAGTTTTAGTTCCAAATATTGAAGGTGAAAAATTTGAAGATGCGGTTCTTAAACTTCAAGTTAAAGAACTCTATCCCCGCCTTCAGTTAAGGTTTTCGGATAATCCCGAAGATGCCGGAAAGGTTTTGGAACAAAGCCCTCCTGCCGGAACTATAGTTAAAGCCGGAAAAAGAATCAATTTGATTGTAAGCAGCGGAGCAGTTTTAGATAGGGTAGAAAACTATGTGGGAAAAACCTTATCCGATGTGCAGCAGCATTTTGCATCCTTGTTTACGGCAGGCCGTAAACAGTTGATTTCGATAAAAGAACCTATTATGTACAAATCGAGCTCAATTCCTGCAGGAACGATTTTGGAGCAAAATCCTGCTCCGGATACAAAGATTTCGGATGGCGTTTTTATAGAATTCATTGTAAGTAAGGGGCCTGAGAATGAAAAGGTTTCTGCTCCAAATATGGATGGGGCTAAACTTAAAGACATTTACTCCGCAATATCTCAAAGTAAAATTTTGTTTATAATAAAAACAGAAACAAACTCGTCTATTGATGCTCCTTTAGTTGTAAGCCAAAGCATTCCTCAAGATTCATCTGTAGACGCTTATTCTCAAATAGAATTAGGTATGCAATTTCCGGAGTCGACAGAAAAGGTAATATACGGTGTTTATTCGCCTGTTTTACCTAAATATCCTTATCCCGTAAAAGTTGTAGTTGATGCCGTATATCCCGACGGAAAAAGAACGGAGCTTGTAAGTTTTGATCATCAGGGGGGAAGGTGCGATATTCCTTACGGCCTTCCTCAAGGTACGGTACTTGTTCTTACCGTATTAAATAAACAGGTTCAAATGTTTGAAGTAAAACAGTAAGTCTTGTAACTAAGGCAGAATTTTTATTTTTGATTATTATATTTAAATAAAGGAGATATAGAATGAATAGAAAAGTTTTAAGTATTTTAAGCATAATTATGTTTTTAGTTTTTTTGGGTTCATGTAAAACTATACCAAAAAATGATCCTAATTTTTTAGGAGATTTTTCTCCTGTGGAACTAGGAACTCTTATAGGAGGTTCAGTTAAACGGACGAAGGAAGAAATAAAACCTACGGATTTTAAATTTATTTTTTTCCCTCGTACAAATATTGTATCAATCAATCATCAATTTATGATGATTGACAAGGTTGAAATATTTTTAGATCAAGAAGATAGAGAAATTTTGATTAAGGCAATGGAAACATATTTATCGTCTTTTAATGATCAAAATTTAAGTGCTGCTAATGCTAAAAAGCAAGCTTTTTTCGGAAAGACTAAAATACTTATGACATGGGGGCTTTTCGGAGGAGGAGCTCATGAAGCAGAACCTACATTAAGAGCCGAATATCAATTATTATCCGAAAATAGACCTTATTTTATTTTGGCAAATGCAACTACTAAGGCTATAGGTGAAAATGATGATGCTAATAGCCCGGCTTTACGATTAGCCTTTTCTCCGGCTCAGTGTGAGGACTTTATTGAGCTTTTAAAGCAAGAGAATCTTGTTAAAATTGTAGAGAATATGCAACAAGATTTTGAACGTTTTGAACCTGCAAATAAAAATGAAACCGAAGACGATAAAAATTCTGAAAAAGATAAGGTAAACTACGGCGGGTTTTAAATAATACTTATTTTTAACTAAAAAGGCCGCAAGAAAAATTACAAAAATTTTTTCTTGCGGCTTAGTTTTATATTACAATGACTTAAAGACTTATATATTTTATAAGTCTTCTATACTACCGTCTTTGTCTACAACAAATACTCGAGGTGTATTTTTGGTAAAAAAGCCGTTTTCTACCACACCTGTTATTTTGTTTAAACTTTCTTCTAAGGCTTTGGGATCTACAACCGCATTATCAGGCCACCTTACATCGATTATAAAATTTCCGTTATCGGTAACTACCGGCCCCATTTTTTTTACACCCTCACGCAATATAATAGTCAAGCCTTGAGCTTCAAGAGTTTTTGAAATGCTTAAACGGGCTTCAGGTATTATTTCTATCGGAAGCGCAAATCCTTTTCCCATTGACTTTACTTTTTTTCTGTCATCGGCAATGACTACAAATTCTTTTGAATTATATGCTATGATTTTTTCTTTTAGCAGGGCGGCTCCGCCTCCCTTTATTAGATTTTTATCTGGATCAATTTCGTCTGCTCCGTCTATGGCAAGATCTAAAGAGCCTCCTATTTGCCGGGAGCTTAGAGAATATATAGGGATGCCTAATTTTTCGCACTCTATTGAGGTTTGAAAACTTGTGGGTACGGCGTAGATATTTTTTAACTTACCTGATGATAATAATTGTGAAATACGGTGTACTGCAGGCATGGCTGTAGAGCCTGTGCCGAGTCCTATTTTCATTCCGTCAAAAATTTTACCTTCCGAAAAAAGACTGTCTACTGCATGATAAGCAACTCTTTCTTTTAATTGTAATGTATCCATTATAAATACTCCTTTCCTGCAAAAGCTTTAAATTGATGATAGGCTTGATATTCCAGCATCTTATATCCATTACAAACCCGGCATCCTGCGGCTCTTGCTCTTTTTAATAATTTGGTTGTTTCAGGTCTATAGATCAGCTCAAATACCTTTTCTTTTCCAGTAAAGGTATAAAAGCTAAGCGGATCTACATCTAAGTTCGGTTCCATGCCTGCATTTGTTGTTTGAATGATCAATTCCGAAAAATTATACAGCTGCTTTATATTTATTGGATCCAAAAGAGCCCATTTAAAATTATATTTTTCTGCAATATTTTGAGCCTTCTCCGCAGTGCGGTTAAAAATACAGGCCTTTCCATGCAGAGCTTTAACCACTTGAGCAACAGCCCGGGCAGCTCCTCCTGCCCCTATAATAGCAACCTTATATCTGCGTAAATCTTTTTCATTTAAAAATTCTATTAAGGCCTGTTCAAAGCCGTCAACATCCGTATTATAGCCGAACCATTTTTTGTTTTCGTTTACAAGGGTATTTACGGCTCCGATAAATTTAGAGGCCTCGGATATTGAATTGACGAGCGGTATTATTTCACCCTTAAAAGGGGCTGTAACCGAAAGACCTTTTATGTTAAGAAGATTTGCAAAGTCCAAGGCATCCTTTGGAGATACTGCCGATATAGGAAGGTAAACCGAATTAAGATTTTTTCTTTTAAAGCCTGTGTTATGAATCTTTGGACTTAAACTTGTGTTTACATCCTTACCTATCACTCCGTAAATAGTTGTTGCATTATCTATTTTTGAAAATCCGTATAAATCTTCCAATTTTTCCGGATCTATAAGTTCTTGTTCAAGTTTATTTTTTTTAATATATTCATGAGTAAATGTATATACGATTTGTGAATTTAATTTCTTGGATAGAATTCGTGAAGCAACTCCGTATGGTCCCATAACCGATACGATATATTCCTGATTTTCTATCAGCTTTGATGCTTTAAAAAGTTCTGAAACATCGTTTAAAGAATTTGCTCTGAAGGCAAATTTAGGAATGTCTGTTTCGAAGCGTCGTAAGCCTTCCAATGTTTTTACTATGTTTTTTACAGGAGATTTAGCATGTAGACTTCTAATTATTTTAATATCAAAGGCTCTTGCCGCTTCTTCGATTCCGGATGAATCAAAATCGCTTTCCAAATCTATATAAGAAAAATTTTTTATCGGGTTAGTACTTGCAAAGGCAAGTCCTCGTGCAAAGATTGTCATCCTTGCTCCTTCGCCGCCCATAAAATTGCCGCCGTCAGATTTTCTCCTAACAGTTAAAATGCATGGTATTCCTGCACGCTCGGGAAAATTTCTTAAATATAGAATTTCACTTTGATTTAGATAATCAACTCGCAACTCTGCAATATCAATAAGTTTTTTATATTTTTCTAAGGCGGAAAGATTTTTTTCGATTGTTTTTTCTGTTAAAACAAGACATACCTTTGTAGACATAATCAGCTTTTTTTTCGGTCTTGGGTTACATAGCTTCCTTCAAAGCCTTTAATTTCTTTTATTTTTTTAAGCCAATATTCAGCCTCGGTTTTATTTTTAAAAGGTCCGACTCTTACCCTGTGCGTAAGACCTGTTGCCGTTTCTTTGGTAAAAATTTCTGCCTTCATGTGTTTTGCAGTCAGTTTATCCCTTGCGGCTTCGGCATTTAACCGGCTTGTCAAAGAAGCTGTTTGAACCCAATATATGGTCGAAACCGTTTTTTGAGCCGGGCTTTTTTTGACAGCAGTTTTTTCCGGTTTTTTGGTTGTCTTATTTTCTGCTTTAGTTTTTTGAACCGGAGTCGCCGGCATTCCTTTTATGGAAGCTGTGCCTGTGTTTTGAGTCTTTGTATCTGCCGCATCTTCTTTTTTTTCGGGCTCGGAAGATTTTTTATTTTCTTGTTGATTTGTTTTTGATTGATTAGTATTTAAATTCGATTCAAGATTGTCAGGTAAACTTGCCGTTTTTTCGTCTTTTTGAGTGTTTGTAAGATCACTTACATTGATTGAGGTTTCGGTTGTTCCTTTTTGACCTTCACCGTTTACAACAGTTATATTGTTTGCAATATTTACAAGGGTGGTCGAATCAGGCTCAAGCGGAGGAATAGATTCGGGATTTCGTGTCCATTCAAGAGGATCAACATTCGTTTCCGGTTTATCGGCTTCGATTCTGCCTAAATCGGATATCTCTACGGCAGTCATTGTGCTTTTATTACGGAATGGAGCATACAGGTATAAACCTACTCCGAAGATAATTAGAGCAAACAACGAAATAAACAATACTATCCATAAAATTTTTTTCTGTTCCATAAAAATTAACCTCAAAAGCCTCTTTTTTTGACTTCCTGTAAGAGCTTATCTTTTAGCTTTGCAGGAGACCAAGAGTTCTTTACTACTACAGTATCGGCATTTAAAAATAAGTATTGAGAAAAGAATTCCTTTTGTTTTGAAAATCTTAGCCGAATATTTTTAAAAGGAAGCCTGTCTCTTTTTTTTGCCCTTATAAGACGCAAAATAAAGGGGGCATCTATATAAAGGATAAAAGAACACTTTTTTATAAGGCTTGTCTTGTGAAGGGTAGGGGCGTTTAAAAGAATGGGCCGCTCAGGCTTTTCTGCAAAAGCTTT
This genomic window contains:
- a CDS encoding ISAs1 family transposase, encoding MINIDSLNECFMNMAEALIKEYGTEKPLTIAIDGKTIRSTDKMSSYESPLHIVSAQVAEFGITLAQKCVKGKTNEIPTVQALIKTLNIKGHIIVADALNCQILKTDIEEYVQDEILRKQMDTACTSEKNRERVEKRTAFCTTNLNWMDNKEEWAGLNCIGAIHVRV
- a CDS encoding biotin transporter BioY gives rise to the protein MNANFKPSIVTVFVPLFAALIAVSGFIAFPLPGTPVPIVLQNMMPILASGLLGGLYGTASTAIFLAAGLLGLPVFSGGRGGLAHLLGPTGGFLIGYLAAAAFLILFFRKPGAKDLGFSGKNTGKNTGTFIDFKFINYLKILAASFSGFALIYVFGIARFMQLTQRGLFEALSLACIPYLPGDFIKMILVSFLIYKLRPVSARYFSNT
- a CDS encoding energy-coupling factor ABC transporter ATP-binding protein → MSEEIISLKNITKTFVQNSFDGVFNFKALDDVSLSVFKGELLLISGANGSGKTLLMSIIAGLVRPSSGLVEVKERCGIVFQDSGLQILGETPEEDILFGLKNIKLPKEERNKRLEEALEKTGLTDRRYYSSRSLSGGEKRRLCVAGILAMKFPVIIFDEPYANLDYDGVVQVNALIKELKAENYTILLLSHELEKCYALADRFLVLHRGKKVFDGLPDEGLNQNLKDWSIRPPLFSYTKREDLIWI
- a CDS encoding CbiQ family ECF transporter T component; this encodes MDIRPLFSYRRGTSFLHRMSPLFKLLFLFGFTALIFFFPNYVQVYSVFFILLARFIGFSLLDQLRDLKPIIPYCLLLVSLHIFSLLLKTESDIKDSGFLILKLIALMQLSSLFFNTTTSLQLKETLEKILPFRTAALLSLFLFFIPLLFSIWTKLDYAWKARGGKKGLLKFFKLLPIFISEAMYKGEKLMYGLKNRT
- a CDS encoding type II toxin-antitoxin system RelE/ParE family toxin, translated to MISIRWSRKASKQLDKIQKTDKKQILEAVDTLSGFPYVLNVKALSNHKYDYRLRVGRYRILFNHIEKIHILSIEEVKKRDDNTY
- a CDS encoding helix-turn-helix domain-containing protein; this encodes MTTPIDVQFIAGKDGKPEYAVIPFKAFQALCNHKVREFNEKETIPHEVIKKIHLEDMSSIQAWREYLNFTQTEIAEKMGISQAAYSQMETSKKNRKATLEKIAQAMNIDYLQLRI
- the def gene encoding peptide deformylase, translated to MKVLHLGEETLREVSKPVEKIDENIRSLIDEMFVTVKKENGIGLAAPQVGENIRLFIVFIDDQKYVFINPEIIETSQEMCVMEEGCLSIPKVYDDVMRPSSVKVQFLNIDGKIKTIEASGLLARVIQHENDHLNGVLFIDRLSEEKKAEAIEKFEHKKALFSKKRIRLR
- the fmt gene encoding methionyl-tRNA formyltransferase, with translation MRILFAGTPSCAVPALNLLAREFDLCGVLTNPPAPSGRNKKMQDSDAALAVKELIKEGVLPEDFPILTPQKLDDNFRKELAALKPDLLVCFAYGKIFGPKTMALFPMGGINIHPSLLPRWRGCAPVPAAIMAGDKLTGITIQTLAQKTDCGNILGQVEIPLNNSETTESLLADCSNKCCPLLREVLSDFENKLKLAAPQDESKALYCSMLKKEDGLIDWSRSAQEIERKIRAFTPWPGCFSFKNNEKINIIEAHVYDESNEMTKDKKFGTILGADKKHGILTQTGNGILAVSVLQKQAKKKLAWKDFLNGSPDFLEGSFET
- a CDS encoding PASTA domain-containing protein, which encodes MGLGNLADSIESNGKVIIITSLVMLVFFVLISTIVFFISVKTADQVLVPNIEGEKFEDAVLKLQVKELYPRLQLRFSDNPEDAGKVLEQSPPAGTIVKAGKRINLIVSSGAVLDRVENYVGKTLSDVQQHFASLFTAGRKQLISIKEPIMYKSSSIPAGTILEQNPAPDTKISDGVFIEFIVSKGPENEKVSAPNMDGAKLKDIYSAISQSKILFIIKTETNSSIDAPLVVSQSIPQDSSVDAYSQIELGMQFPESTEKVIYGVYSPVLPKYPYPVKVVVDAVYPDGKRTELVSFDHQGGRCDIPYGLPQGTVLVLTVLNKQVQMFEVKQ
- the rpiA gene encoding ribose-5-phosphate isomerase RpiA; protein product: MDTLQLKERVAYHAVDSLFSEGKIFDGMKIGLGTGSTAMPAVHRISQLLSSGKLKNIYAVPTSFQTSIECEKLGIPIYSLSSRQIGGSLDLAIDGADEIDPDKNLIKGGGAALLKEKIIAYNSKEFVVIADDRKKVKSMGKGFALPIEIIPEARLSISKTLEAQGLTIILREGVKKMGPVVTDNGNFIIDVRWPDNAVVDPKALEESLNKITGVVENGFFTKNTPRVFVVDKDGSIEDL
- a CDS encoding type I 3-dehydroquinate dehydratase, whose amino-acid sequence is MSTKVCLVLTEKTIEKNLSALEKYKKLIDIAELRVDYLNQSEILYLRNFPERAGIPCILTVRRKSDGGNFMGGEGARMTIFARGLAFASTNPIKNFSYIDLESDFDSSGIEEAARAFDIKIIRSLHAKSPVKNIVKTLEGLRRFETDIPKFAFRANSLNDVSELFKASKLIENQEYIVSVMGPYGVASRILSKKLNSQIVYTFTHEYIKKNKLEQELIDPEKLEDLYGFSKIDNATTIYGVIGKDVNTSLSPKIHNTGFKRKNLNSVYLPISAVSPKDALDFANLLNIKGLSVTAPFKGEIIPLVNSISEASKFIGAVNTLVNENKKWFGYNTDVDGFEQALIEFLNEKDLRRYKVAIIGAGGAARAVAQVVKALHGKACIFNRTAEKAQNIAEKYNFKWALLDPINIKQLYNFSELIIQTTNAGMEPNLDVDPLSFYTFTGKEKVFELIYRPETTKLLKRARAAGCRVCNGYKMLEYQAYHQFKAFAGKEYL
- a CDS encoding SPOR domain-containing protein — its product is MEQKKILWIVLFISLFALIIFGVGLYLYAPFRNKSTMTAVEISDLGRIEADKPETNVDPLEWTRNPESIPPLEPDSTTLVNIANNITVVNGEGQKGTTETSINVSDLTNTQKDEKTASLPDNLESNLNTNQSKTNQQENKKSSEPEKKEDAADTKTQNTGTASIKGMPATPVQKTKAENKTTKKPEKTAVKKSPAQKTVSTIYWVQTASLTSRLNAEAARDKLTAKHMKAEIFTKETATGLTHRVRVGPFKNKTEAEYWLKKIKEIKGFEGSYVTQDRKKS